TTCAATTTACTTTAATAACTGATGATTAAAGtatatagtaatttttttttttataaaaattatgtgtatatatttttaataatttttttaaaaaaggtccaaAATTGGGATAATTTTCGCATTTAATGGGCCACAAGTATTAAATTAGTTAtagttgaaattagttttatagattttagaatagtataggatatcagcttatatttttaagagaaaaaaagtCCAAACAATGCccggcaattttttttttttattttcatttctgtGAAAATACTCTGGTTGTCATTTATTTAACATGACCAGTAAATGATAACAACGATGAAGAtagtgatgatgataatgatgaagaagattataataatgatgattaAGAAGGTAAAACGAAACCAAAGAAAGATTCccccaaaacttttaaatttttttattttttcaaattaaattttacatttactgaatttagtgaaagaaaaactggatacaaatttatactaataggaatacatattacatattaactttttctataaatttattttgttttcaaagttacagcgaaaattatatttttccgaaaaacaaaaaacgcctaacaggttaaacattttttttcatttttttaaagctgtgtttttatgtattcattacaaacatttataatatctcttttgtgacttttttgaaaaaaattttacatttataaaattttgtgaaaaacaaaaatttatatttaaattaaattgatactaatataaatacatataataaatatattatttgatttttttaatagcacattaagtagctttaatttccaattttatgcATTAATTTaccgctttccattccaaagttatgaactaaggtcttttttttaaaaaaaaaacaataatggacTTAAAGGgttaagcaatttttttttctaaaatgcgaAAACTTTTATACCCTACAATACCGtagtgtaatcaaactacaagtcgcaatttcaaagataaaatggtacaagcttttctacgcttttttgtgtataagtttaaaatcaaaacaattgcattttttactttaatcaaggttaacatgaaaaaaccaccccattccaagtttttttttgtggagtgaagtggttagtttactaaccaccgctAGTCTCAATTGGGTTCAATTGGGTTCAATTGGGTTCAATTGGGTTCAAATGGTGGtataaaagtggcgattaattgaaaattagaaataaagtttttataataaattttggtatagggtaaaagtagataaaattctacatgactagctgtaaaaataaatcaactaagttgtttactttcttttaagtgagcggtcaaagttagcaaattattgctgtttttaaaaaaagtgaaaaaattggaaatttttacaattcaagCGATTATTATTAGTGTtaaatctaaaagaaaaacttttataatggAACCTTCAACATCAGGtatatagtaattttttttttataaaaattatgtgcaaatatttttaataatttttttaaaaaaggtccaaAATTGGGATAATTTTCGCATTTAATGGGCCACAAGTATTAAATTAGTTAtagttgaaattagttttatagattttagaatAGTATAGGATATCAacttatatttttaagagaaaaaaagtCCAAACAATGCccggcaattttttttttttattttcatttctgtGAAAATACTCTGGTTGTCATTTATTTAACATGACCAGTAAATGATAACAACGATGAAGAtagtgatgatgataatgatgaagaagattataataatgatgattaAGAAGGTAAAACGAAACCAAAGAAAGATTCccccaaaacttttaaatttttttattttttcaaattaaattttacatttactgaatttagtgaaagaaaaactggatacaaatttatactaataggaatacatattacatattaactttttctataaatttattttgttttcaaagttacagcgaaaattatatttttccgaaaaacaaaaaacgcctaacaggttaaacattttttttcattttttttaaagctgtgtttttatgtattcattacaaacatttataatatctcttttgtgactttttttgaaaaaaattttacatttataaaatgtgaaaaacaaaaattaaaatttaaattaaattaaattgatactaatataaatacatataataaatatattatttgatttttttaatagcacattaagtagctttaatttccaattttatgcATTAATTTaccgctttccattccaaagttatgaactaaggtctttttaaaaaaaaaaaacaataatggacTTAAAGGgttaagcaatttttttttctaaaatgctgtgtttttatgtatttataattattcattactaaaaaattataatattctcttttgtgaaaattgtaaatttatacaattttgtgtaaaacaaaaattggattttaaattaaatttatactaatataaatacatacaataaattaataatttgaattttttaatagcacattaattAAGCATGCTTTAATTTTCaattctattcaataatttatcgctttccattccaaagttacagcagaaattgtttttttcgccactttgggtaccatcgAACCCACTGACGAGTACCTACCactatgcattttttttaatagtataATTTTCCTTGGACTTACTGTCATATCACAATAACTTCTAAATTTCATTCGGTTTTTATTTGCTTGAAAGATTAAATGGATTGCATTTGATGATTCTGACGATATTCCGATCGTCCTGAGGTGCAGTTTTCCGTTTGCAgtttctattttctatttttttctattcaatAACGATGAATATAaagttatatatgtacatatataaaagatttttcttatttttttaactttaaaattaattttcgctAAGCACACTTGCGCGACCCCCGAAAAAgaactatattttatattaaaaatacaataaattcagcatatttaactaaattgtactttaatcttaaaaaatatttgacttctttaaaaaaaaaatttaaaaaaaatgaattcaatAATCCGTCACTGctatttcaatgttaataataaaatacatattgtcATAAATGTATTAGAGCCTTTATTTCCGaagttatcattatttttacaaaaagattACCTCACAAAAAATTTACAGGCTTAACCGATTATgggtataaacaaaattttaagttaaaaacagagaccaaaaataactgttattaaattttttgagactgataaagttaggcataaataaatcaatgaataatttttacgttttcaaataagagttattcaaaatatttatttcttttcgttgctcatataacttttattttcgatttatatgtttttaagtcGACTAATAATAGGAGTtattctcaaaaatatttttttattcgttgctTATAACTCAAAAGAAGTTATGAGCAGTCGCCTCGTTTGCATTTTATTAGTACAAACATTGTATTTTAcctttaaagtcacaaaaaagACGCTTGGTTGCACCTTTTATCAGTCAACAAAAGACGCAAAACAGAAAATGCTCTTTCCACAGAATCCTGTGTAGCCAGCACTGCATGGACATTATGAaccaatttatgtaaaaacggAAAAGTATACTTTTTCTCTTCCCAATATTGTAACAAATCGGCTTCTACGTCCAGTGTCACAGGCTTAAAGTTGTCTATTTCAGCTATATCTGCTAATAACTCTCGAGAtcaagttctctaattgatgTTCTGAGCAACAATGACGTATTTAGATTCGCCAACCAGAAAATCGGATATTGGTTGAAGGGGAGATACTTCAGGAGAAGTTaccgaaatatttttgtttgtttgtttactttGCACTTTGTTGCTTTGGTCCTTTGAAAAagatataaatcgaaaataaatgctaggagtaacgaaaaaaaatattttttagaataactcaTATTAAGCAACGTAGAaacatataaatcgaaaataaaaattatgagcaacgaaaaaaaatatatttcatgaataactcttattaggcaacgtaaaaaaatataaattgaaaataaaagttatgagcaacgaaaaaaaaaataaatattttgaataactcttatagaaaatcataatttattttgattgaaaataactGTTAGCTAaagaaacaacattttatttctacaatataacaatTATGgatcaagttttttaaatatttcttataacagttatgtctttggttaaaaatgtttaaagaccTTGTGCTATTTTCTTGTTCGTAACTGTATATTGTACCATTTACATATATGCAACATTTGTAACCCACAAAGgacaaactttttctttttctctcgctgattgtagatgtttgAGAAAtagaaagcatgataaagaatatccaatatctcagtttttttttagttttttctaagcatatcaaaTCTTTCGTTATATCATTGATTGATggcctttttggattgttttagatattgaaaaCGTTTGATAGTTTCGgtaagtttcgttaagttctgtacatgtaaatgcaaacaaagtttcaaatacatgtaaattaaatatgtcagttgttattctcactaaacatttttcttggatgttcgaaaaaattataattttaattggaatttgtatttgaattgaaatgaaaaaataaattcaaaaaaaatatgtttaagtgaaaaaaaaggaatttcggttaatcggttaatcgacacaaattaatcggtttatttgttaattgaaaatcggcaattttaaattattcgaacagttaaccgtccaaaattaatcggttaaccgattaacgattaatcgattgaataccctactattcatagaccgatcgtcataaaatGAAGAAACATGGTTTTATTTCtaagatttttaaaagttatattttacatcctttttaaaaaaatactatttatttatttattttgccctTTTAATCCattactttaattttagttgaaaaCGTCGAAcgaaatctttttttattagggcatttttaacaacaacaatttaaataaaaccgaTTTAAcatcttttttataattttatgtacatatgtatgtagtatatagTAAATAAACCTGTTGGTTTCTTTctaattttaatagatattcAAAGCAATATAAACAAGTTGATCGATCTGCGATTATCTATCTACCTTTTTTTTATTGTCTGTAACacatgaatatatgtatgtctgACTAATCAACTGTTTATTGTTATAACACCCTACCCTACTATCATCAATGTGGAtcttaatacatatgtatatcaaaactcCCATATGAATTGAGCCTTAACTCGGAAATAATATCCGTATATACTGGATTAATGCTCTAtcagtgcttagttacttagtcccggtccacactgtgaaactcttttgaaactgcattcgtgtccacacagtgaagtttttgcttttcagtttttgatatttctgGACAGTACAAttacgaacgaataaatgtggatgacatactcaataaaaacttcatgtacatgaaacaaagttccctttttcattcctaTTTCCCCTTTCattaacaaactcaaatgttttgcagcaaatgtttcacagtgtggaccgggactaatggagcaaaaatatttacatacttatttggtaatttttacatgTTGATGATattcatttgaaattaatgtcaagttacgtTTTTGGTAAATTTATGTATCTGCTGCGTATTTAACtccgtagatatctatttgtggAAATTACGGGGCATACGTGTAATTAATTGTGTATCTATAATTATCAAAGCTGATAAATAAGGAGCACTCCGGGAAATTAGTAAAACGCTACAAACCAAGGTTGGCTACAGTTacatacaatacaaatttttgtttcaataagtTAGTTAGTTCAATaatctacaaaatttaaaatatgataaaataccAACTTGGtataagagtcggttaagccgagcagtgagtcgtgaaatattaggacattatgacatgatataCACATGacattgtgaattgaccaaatatgtatattatttacgGTTGTATACTGGTATCATTTGGTCGTTCATAACCAACTAATGGAATGGATTCTATTTATATATCAAATTCttagattatttatttattaggtCATAATGGGTcgctaaaatattaaacaaataaagtaaATGTTGAACTTCTGgttgttttaaaatgttcaagtgGATGATCATCAtcaataattgttgttttttttttcataaatacacGAACACATGCAAACAAACTACACAATGTATATGGATAGAATCCACTGATTGCCCATCAGTTCTGGGCGACTGTCCCGAactatttattgattttaccAATCATTAATGTCCATTAATcattaatttcaacaaatatatgtaagtatgtatatcTATCAGTAAAAATCTATGGTGTAAAAATATGTGGAAATTTTTACACGTATTGATCAGacagatattgatttgaaattaatgtcaactTACCTTTTAGATACTACATGacttagttattttaacatgtgcgtcaaatagtcagttaaaaagacatctcatagacagttCAATAGTAACCGAATATTTGTAAACAGATTACTTCAGGTGGGTGatataactactttctaaagtgcagtacaaaagaAACATTTAGTCacattacttagagacaataCAGTGAAAATTTACCTGGGATGTAAATATGCTTAACCAAAAGAATAATGAACGgtttgagaattatatcaatttatataaaaccagtttgtaagTAACACTCAgaaaaagtgcagtacaaaataaacgtttaaagtgactacactctagattacttatgGATACTTAAGTGACAAGCAACTTCTcactagattacttgggatatgtaaagtaaccaattgatttccctctgcactacaaagagcacgtAAGTTtcaaatgatccaaaatatataaactggAGTTAGCCATTCGATCAGACTTAGTCACAATTACTTATCTATACATTGGATAGATACACTGACTACCTGTAAAACTGCAGGGCTTGTCTATAAAATATTTGCGTTGAAGTATTGGATACAAattaatagaataaaaaaagttaagaatGAGGAGGCGAATGTGTAGCAAAAATATCTAACCCAGCTATTATTTGCTTTGTTTCCAAATATTAATAATgcgtataaaaataaatttatgtgtgtaaatgtgtgtgttgttttgttttttgagaGATTGCTCAAACTGATAAAGAACAATTCACATATAGACTAAGTAAGAGTTTGTATATAAACATGGTTCGCAAATGTGTAGATTATCAATCGTATTCTAGCTTTACGAGGTGTAAAATCATCTCAGAAATGGTAAATTCGAAGTTCCCCAATACGATAAGGAATTACAACAGaggaattaataatatttaaacgtCTTTCTCTTTTTAATTCTTTAGAAAACAATATTTGTTCTCTTGGCAGTAATTGCCACAGCTTATGCTGCCTTGCCATCTAGTGAATATTTGCCACCTTTGGAGGATGCCTCGCCTACTAGCAATCTAGATCTACAATCTCTTGGTGATTCAAGTGCGCTTGCTGATGATGGCTATCGTTACAAAACTGTAAAACGTTTACGTTTGCGTCATCGTCGTGATGTCAACGAATTGCCTTCCAATGAATACTTGCCTCCAACAGAATCGGCTCCAGTTGTTGCTGATATCCCAGTGGTTGTTGATGCCCCAGTTGAAGCCGAGCAAGATACAGCTGTTTTAGCTGATGATGGCTACCGTTACAAGACTGTTAAACGCATCCGTTATCGTCATCGTCGTGATGTCAATGAATTGCCCTCCTATGAGTACTTGCCTCCTACACAAGAAACCCAAGTTGTAGAAGAAGCTGCTCCTGTTGTTGCAGCCGCTGAAGAATCGGCTGTTCTTGCTGATGATGGTTACCGTTATAAGACTGTTAGACGCATCCGTTACCGTCATCGTCGCGATGTCAACGAATTGCCCTCCAACGAATACTTACCTCCCACACAAGAAACCCAAGTCGTAGAAGAAGCTGCTCCTGTTGTTGCTGCCGCTGAAGAATCTGCTGTTTTAGCTGATGATGGCTACCGTTACAAGACTGTTAAACGCATCCGTTACCGTCATCGTCGTGATGTCAACGAATTGCCCTCTAACGAATACTTGCCTCCTACACAAGAAACCCAAGTTGTAGAAGAAGCTGCTCCTGTTGTTGCTACCGCTGAAGAATCTGCTGTTCTTGCTGATGATGGTTACCGTTACAAGACCATTAGACGTATCCGTTATCGTCATCGTCGCGATGTCAACGAATTGCCCTCCAACGAATACTTACCTCCCACACAAGAAACCCAAGTCGTAGAAGAAGCTGCTCCTGTTGTTGCTGCCGCTGACGAATCTGCTGTTTTAGCTGATGATGGCTACCGTTACAAGACTGTTAAACGCATCCGTTATCGTCATCGCCGTGATGTCAATGAGTTGCCTTCCTATGAGTACTTGCCTCCTACACAAGAAACACAAGTCGTAGAAGAAGCTGCTCCTGTTGTTGCTGCCGCTGAAGAATCTGCTGTTTTAGCTGATGATGGCTACCGTTACAAGACCGTTAGACGTATCCGTTATCGTCATCGTCGTGATGTCAACGAATTGCCTTCCAACGAATACTTACCTCCCACACAAGAAACCCAAGTCGTAGAAGAAGCTGCTCCTGTTGTTGCTGCCGCTGAAGAATCTGCTGTTTTAGCTGATGATGGCTACCGTTATAAGACTGTTAGACGCATCCGTTACCGTCATCGTCGTGATGTCAACGAATTGCCCTCCAACGAATACTTGCCTCCTACACAAGAAACGCAAGTTGTAGAAGAAGCTGCTCCTGTTGTTGCTGTCGCAGAAGAATCCGCTGTTCTTGCTGATGATGGTTATCGCTACAAGACTGTTAGACGTATCCGTTATCGCCATCGTCGTGATGTCAACGAATTACCCTCCAACGAATATTTACCTCCCACACAAGAAACTCAAGTCGTAGAAGAAGCTGCTCCTGTTCTAG
The nucleotide sequence above comes from Calliphora vicina chromosome 1, idCalVici1.1, whole genome shotgun sequence. Encoded proteins:
- the LOC135948993 gene encoding uncharacterized protein LOC135948993 — translated: MMIKKKTIFVLLAVIATAYAALPSSEYLPPLEDASPTSNLDLQSLGDSSALADDGYRYKTVKRLRLRHRRDVNELPSNEYLPPTESAPVVADIPVVVDAPVEAEQDTAVLADDGYRYKTVKRIRYRHRRDVNELPSYEYLPPTQETQVVEEAAPVVAAAEESAVLADDGYRYKTVRRIRYRHRRDVNELPSNEYLPPTQETQVVEEAAPVVAAAEESAVLADDGYRYKTVKRIRYRHRRDVNELPSNEYLPPTQETQVVEEAAPVVATAEESAVLADDGYRYKTIRRIRYRHRRDVNELPSNEYLPPTQETQVVEEAAPVVAAADESAVLADDGYRYKTVKRIRYRHRRDVNELPSYEYLPPTQETQVVEEAAPVVAAAEESAVLADDGYRYKTVRRIRYRHRRDVNELPSNEYLPPTQETQVVEEAAPVVAAAEESAVLADDGYRYKTVRRIRYRHRRDVNELPSNEYLPPTQETQVVEEAAPVVAVAEESAVLADDGYRYKTVRRIRYRHRRDVNELPSNEYLPPTQETQVVEEAAPVLESAPLADDGYRYKTVKRVVYRRRV